Genomic window (Phragmites australis chromosome 21, lpPhrAust1.1, whole genome shotgun sequence):
TGATGTTGCCTAGAGGCTAGAGCAAGCAACTTCTTTAACTTGCATGCAACCTTACTGGCAAAGTATATACTCCTACTGGTACTGTCTAGAGAGTGTGTTCTAGAAGAAACAAAACTACAAAAGTAGCAGTGAGACAGACGGCAGACAGGGTTCCAGCCGAAGGAAAAGAGCACTTGCAAGTTGCACCTGAAGCAGGTTGGTTGGCTGGTTAGGTGCACACGCATGGTTGGAGGAGGGAGGTGCACTTCTTCCTCACCCGGACCCCCGCTTGTCTCCCAGACTCTCCAATAATACAGCAAAATTCCAAGATCTGCGGAATCAATCAGCACTGGCTCTGGCTGCCGTGTATCCTCAATTTATCCATGACTTACAGCCCAATGGAATGCCCCCATGCTTAGCACATTTGCACCTCACCTGGCCGTGTTTCTTGCAAATCTTGCAAGATAGAATGTGTTTGATCAAATGGAGCAGCACCTGGAACAAGTGGCAGCACTAGAATGTATCAATAGCCAATGGGGTGTGCTTTTTCAAGCCTTTTCTTGCAAATGTATTCGATCGAAGATTAGTCAGTACTCGAGGAATATGAGTATATGACTTCACAATGAGTCTCCTTGATCCTAATTCACTGTCACAGTTACTACTACATTCTAATTGAATTGCTCCAAAAAATTCCTAGGCTCACAGTATGAATCAAGAAGCAGGCAGACAGGTTTGACCAATAATTGTTCCTATATTCCAAGACAATCGGACCAGTAATGTGCGAAATGTATGATTGTTACTAGCTCGTCGTAAAATCTTGTCACTTGGGCGATCTTGGTGCCGCCGCCATGGACCGCCGCGTGGGCCCTGCCTCGACGTCGCCgtcctccttcttctccacgACCGCCGGTgtctcctcctccttgccgTTCTCCGCCGCGTCCGGCGAGGGCCCCTCGAGGTCGTGCCGGACGCGGAAGGACGCGTGGAGCACGATGACGGGCACGCCAGCGGCGAGCGCGGCGAGGAGGTTGGCGAAGGCGCCCGCGGCGGTGATGTCGGCGAGCACGAGCGCGACGAAGACGGCGGCGACGAGGCGGCGGTCTAGGAGCCTGCGGAGCAGGGTCGAGTTGGGGAACGCCCTGAGGAGGCCCCCGTAGACGAGGAGGCCCTTGGACGCCGCCATGAGGAAGAGCACGGACGCCCGGTGCCGCGGTGCGAGGAGCGCCAGCAGGAGCGCCCACTGCAGCGCGGCGTAGTGGAACCGGAaggtgcggaggttccgcacggCGCGCACCGCCGCGGCCTCCGCGTCGGCGGCCGGCCCGAACGCCGAGGGCCGCGGCGCGAACCGCGCCAGCGCGCGCCGGAAGCCCCTGGCGCCCGCGCACGCCCTGtcgaccgccgccgccaccgcacgCCGGATCGCGCCAGCTGCAGCCATGGCCCGGCCGGCGAGATCTGCTGCGCCCTGCTTGATAAATTACTCGGTATATGCGACCTCGATCCGGCGCTTGTTTCGGATGCGATCCTTGGACGCAAGGTTGGGTTGGGTCAAGCAAGCAAGGGATGGAGACGCGTTTCTTTAACGGGTTCGCAGCAGGCTGCCTGCCGAGCGCCGGCGTCTAGGAAAAAAAGCACTTGGCGTGTGTTGGCAGAAACCGTGACTTTTCCACTTGGTTCCCGTTGATTTCGTTGGGTTTTTGGGGGGACCCTGCCATGCCGTACCTTGCCCTCTGGGAGTGTTGGTGTTTCTGGGGGTCGCCGAACCCACATGCTGCACTGGTTCCGTTCTTCCAGATGTTCCGCAGAGGCTGTTTCTTTCGATTACAACCTGACGCACACATGGATACATCACTACTCACTCACACCACTAGAGCTGATCAACTAGATTGTATCTATTGGGTCGGACCTGGTACTCACAGGCGGAGCTTGGCCCAAAACTCAGCAGGGGCCACCAGCAGGAACAAATTCTGGGTTGCATCCATTTCAATGGTGAATTGAGGTTTTTTTTATTGGACCAGGAGGGCCACGACCGGGCCTGGCCTCAATGAAGCTCCACCTCTACGTGGTACTATAGGCATGGCACGACCCGAGGGCTAGGCGGGCCAGGTCGGGTCGTGTCTGTGCCAACGTCACAACACGTCATGTCAGCATGACTAGGCTAAAAGTCGGCCCGCCGTGCCTCCGTCACCCCTGTGTCCTGCCACTCAACAAGGCATGGGTCAGTAGGGCGCAACCCGTTTAGTTAGGCGGACCTATCGAGCCGGCCTGTCAGACTCAGTTGGCCAGCTCTGCACACCCCACACACACCTACGAGTGTGCTCCTATCACATGCCTATAGATAATACTGTTGAAAGTACTCGCGTGTACATAAATAGTGGGTACCTGTCGGTGACACAAGAACCAGGGATCCTCAAGTCTCGAGGCCAGAACAACAGAGTGCCACGTAGCGTCCTCCGGCGGGATCATCTCTgcaaggtacgagaagactaagtcccgggagagggtactcggggccatgaacagtggtccctaattacccgagtcccccgatgacccgagaagaccaagtgccgggaagagagtgctcggggactgcgaacagtgaccctcgagcactccAGTCCCTCGACGACAAGACaagctgagtaccgggaagagggagctcggggccgcgagcagtggcccccgagcacccgaggaCCCaaaggaagtcagttccgggagagagtgcttggggccgtgaacagtgccccccccagcactcagttccccgaggacccgaacacccagctccgagagagagtgctcggggctgtgaacagtggccccctgagcactcggttccccgaggaccaagaaaaaaCATATCCAGGAGAGTGGGctcagggctgtgaacagtggccccccgagcactcggttccccgagggcctaaaaagtccttcgccggtggcccccacagaggtccagcggtgaggtgtcaaccagtgaaagacccgatgctgcatttaagagggtgcgtgacctgtcacctccaactgctcctccacgcttgctgtcagtccctaccactgTCTGGCAGGGAgccgtggggacatttaatacatgggtcccatcgcgggacatccggcgtgcctcgggataacatcatgaagcccaaggcgccccgactgccgccctgctgtgtcagactcgctctgaccgagcgggcacgccgggctgctcgatAGCTGTCCGGTGGACCCTCCCCGTAGCGCCCGTTGAAggacggcatgatgacgaacaagaccggacggggcgcgttttcaaccctctccgtcacctcgcgcagtagcatatgatagttgctttccattttatggcgccttggaactcgcgctcttcctttttgggcacgctaccgtcccggcgggtatttaaggcgggacgggctccccggagaggACAAGTAAGTTGAAGCTAGGCAAGAcagaggttcagtacaagcacagaagctcagaccgctgaagaacaaggagcctgaagctctagactagacaaatattcttgtaactcagTAGAACCtcagagagatattctcagagcatttatagcatacacaccggagtatggTGTTACGCTCaatgcgacccgaacctgtctaaaaacctcctgagcatttactcctttctgcatccgatccttcaattccacctgcatcgcattcacgtccatttatttcactcgcaaaacagattcaaaatcattccccggccgaatctcaaagggggtccctccggatctctgcttgaggagttcaccctccgacagtaccAGAATTTAAACTTTGATAGGTGGAGTCATACCCTCGCATCTCCACCACCATATCAAGAAATGGTTCCCGACAGAGGATGTTACACCAATCGGTGCTCTACAACATTACCGTCTGCTGGCTCAAGCTTCGTCGCTTCATGCCATTACCGTTGGGCGTCCCAACATGTAAGGTTGTGCTAGGCAGTCGGCAATGATGTGTACATGTGAGAgcataagaccatctccaaccatttctttttattttattctcttctcAGCTCAAAATCTCTTTTCGGAGGGATTCTCTTCTCAGACTCGATCCTTTCAGATTCCTATACTCTAATAGTATTTTCTTTCCCATTCCATTCCCAACAGTTTAATAAATATTCATTTCTTCATATCTCTAGAATTTTCTGAATACTAAAATACCCTAAATACTTTTGTTACTCAGATCTGCTTAgttcttctcttctctgaaTCTATGGGCCCAGGTCCACGGTGACACAGTCAAAATGGGCGACCCGATCAAAATCGATAGAGGGTGAGGGGATCGACTCATTGACTAACAGTTGACCAATCGGCGATGGCGAACAACGATGAATCCTGGCCTGGGGGTGGTACCACTAGAACCAGCGCGCGACGGTGAACCCATATGGCgaaggggagagggaggggaagggcCAAAGAGCTTCAATGAAGCATGGCGGTGTTCACCCAATGCTTCGAGTGCCTGTTCGGTTCATCGCTGCCAGCTGACGGCGTGCGCACGATCCAAAGGAATTGGTGCCCGGACTTGTCGAGGCCATCGCCGATCTCTTTTAGTTGCTTTGACAGGGTTCAGATATAATTGGTAACTTCGTAGTTATTGTACGATTCAATTTGAATCGTATTTATAAACCAAACAGGTActaattaaactaaaattaaaaattaaaaatttaataaaatttaaCCGGTTTCTATCGAATTTTACCAAATTACCGTACGATTATCACGGTTACAGCCACCGAGCGATTTTAAGAGGTAAAACGTATTTGTAAACCTCGGCTCCGCCCTTGCTCCTGAAGCTGAGGAACACGACGCTGCACTCTGGCTACACGTCGAGCCACGCAAGGCACAAGTGCCTCTCCGCGTTGCCCTGACCCGTCGCGCCCTCGCGGACCAACGGCCCGACGCAATAGGGTGGCGGCAGCGCACGGCCGGGAGCGCTGCGCCGCGCGGCTCTCCAACAACTCGAACGTGTGCTCGAGCAGGCCCCTGATGAGATGCGACGACGGCACCGGCGGGACGCCGAGGAACTCGAGCGGCGCGTCCCCCAGCATACTCTTGCCGATACGAGATCTCGATTG
Coding sequences:
- the LOC133903427 gene encoding uncharacterized protein LOC133903427, with product MAAAGAIRRAVAAAVDRACAGARGFRRALARFAPRPSAFGPAADAEAAAVRAVRNLRTFRFHYAALQWALLLALLAPRHRASVLFLMAASKGLLVYGGLLRAFPNSTLLRRLLDRRLVAAVFVALVLADITAAGAFANLLAALAAGVPVIVLHASFRVRHDLEGPSPDAAENGKEEETPAVVEKKEDGDVEAGPTRRSMAAAPRSPK